One Chloroflexota bacterium genomic window, CCGGGGACAACATCCAGATGCAGATCGAGCTGATCACGCCGGTCGCGGTGGAGGACGGCCTCCGCTTCGCCATCCGCGAGGGCGGCCGAACGGTCGGCGCTGGCGTCGTCACCAAGATCAACGACTAGGTTCGCAAGCAGGGGACCGAGACGTCCGTCTCGGTCCCCTTCCTTGTGGGCGCACGAGACTGAGGAAGCAACGCGATGGCGAAGCAGCGGATCCGCATCCGTCTGAAGGCGTTCGATCACAAAATCCTGGACCAGTCGGCCTCGCAGATCGTCGAGACGGCCGAGCGGACGGGCGCCCAGGTGGCGGGGCCGGTGCCGCTGCCAACTCGCATCGAGAAGTTCACGGTGATTCGGTCGCCGTTCATCGATAAGGACTCGCGCGAGCAGTTCGAGATGCGGACCCACAAGCGTCTGATCGACGTGCTGGAGCCGACCTCTCGGACGGTCGATGCGCTGATGCGCTTGAACGTGCCAGCGGGCGTGGACATCGAGATCAAGCTGTAGTCGAGCGGGCAGCCACCTCTCGGCAGGCGGCGGGACTCCCCAAGCGGCGGGGAGACGCCCTCCGTGAGCTGACGTGGCCGGAAGCGGGTGAACCGTGATTCAAGGGATTCTGGGGCGAAAGCTGGGCATGACCCGGCTGTTCGACGCAACCGGGGTGGCCACGGCGACGACCATCGTCGAGGCTGGGCCCTGTTTCGTCACGCAGATCAAGACGCTCGACCGGGATGGCTACGAGGCGGTCCAGCTCGGGTTCGATCAGGTGCGTGACAAGACGCTCAACAGCCCGGAGCGCGGGCATCTGAAGGCGAGTGGTGCGCCATCCGTGCGGGCGCTGCGCGAGGTTCCAGTGGAGGACCTGAGCAGCGTGGCACTGGGGGACCGCATCGACGTCGGGATGCTGCGGCAGGGCGAGCGCGTGGACGTCGTGGGGACGTCCAAGGGTAAGGGCTTCGCGGGTGTCATGAAGCGACACGATTTCCGTGGCGGCCCCAAGACGCATGGTCAGTCTGACCGCTGGCGAGCGCCTGGCTCGATCGGCTCGGGCACCACGCCCGGGCGGGTCATGAAGGGCATGCGGATGGCTGGCCACATGGGCGACGAGCGCGTGACCGTCCAGAACCTGGAGATCGTGCGTATCGACCCTGAGCGCAACCTGATCGCCATTCGCGGGGCCATCCCTGGCCCGCGCGGCGGCTTGATCATGATCAAGAAGCGCGGGGTGGAGCTGTGACCTCAGTAGACGTCAAGAACGTGCGCGGCGAGGTCGTCGGCTCTTTCGACCTGGACGACCGCGTCTTCGGCATCGAGCCGAACAAGGCCGTAGTGCACCAGGCGGTGGTGGCGCAGCTTGCGAACCAGCGCAAGGGCACGCACGACACGAAGACCCGTGGCGAGGTCCGGGGCGGCACGCACAAGATGTGGCGCCAGAAAGGCACCGGCCGCGCCCGCCAGGGCGACCGTCGCGCTCCCCACTGGACCGGCGGTGGCGTGGTCTTCGGCCCGCACCCGCGCTCGTACCACAAGGATTTCCCGCGCAAGATGCGGCGGCTGGCGATGCGCTCGGCGCTCTCGGCCCGGGTGGCCGAGTCCGCGCTGACGGTGCTCGACGATCTGGCCCTGCCGGCGGCGAAGACCCGCGAGGTGGCTGGCGTCCTCTCGGCGCTCGGGCTGCAGCGCGGCGCGCTGATCGTGCTGCCAGAGGCCGACGAGTCCGTGACACGGGCGTCCCGCAACCTGCCGGATGTGCGGGCGGTCACGCCGGGCTCGCTCAACCTGCTGGACGTGCTCAAGTACAAGCACGTCCTCCTCACGCGGTCCGCTGCCGAGGCGCTGACGGAGCAACTGCTCCGGACGATCGGCCGGGGCGGTGCGGTTGCGGCGAGCGCCGAGCAGGACGCGGCGGCGGACGAGGAGTAAGCCATGAGCATGAGTCTCACCCCCCACCAGATCCTCGTTCGGCCCATCGTGACGGAAAAGAACACGGCGCTGAACGAAGTCGGCAAGTACTGCTTCGAGGTCGCGCCGACCTCGAACAAGATCGAGATCAAGAGGGCCGTGGAAGAGGTGTTCAGCGTTGAGGTCGTCAGCGTGAACATCATCAAGGTGCCTGGGAAGATCCGCCGGATGGGCCGGCACTCGGGCATGACCCGGACCTGGAAGAAAGCCATCGTGACGCTGGTCCCTGGTCAGCAGATCGAGCTGTTCCAGACGGTGTAGGGCGAGAGAGGGACAGGCAATGCCACTGAAGCAATACCGCCCGACATCACCTGGCCGGCGAGGCATGAGTGTCTCGACGTTCGAGGAGTTGACGAAGGGCAAGAAGCCGGAGCGCTCGCTCCTGGAGCCGCTCAAGAAGTCCGGCGGTCGCAACAACCTCGGGCGCATCTCGGTGCGGCACCGTGGCGGCGGCCACAAGCGGATGTACCGGATCATCGACTGGAAGCGCGACAAGCTCGGCGTGCCGGCCCGTGTCGTCTCCATCGAGTACGATCCGAACCGGACGGCCCGCATCGCGCTGCTCCAGTACGCGGACGGCGAGAAGCGGTACATCCTGGCGCCGGTCGGTCTGAAGGAGGGTGCGCGGGTCAGCTCCGGCCCCGAGGCTGAGCTCTCGGCGGGGAACACGCTGGCCCTGCGGGACATCCCGACGGGTACCGTGATCCACAACATCGAGCTGAAGCCCGGCCGCGGCGGTCAGCTGGCCCGTGGGGCCGGCGCCTCGGCGCAGCTGATGGCGAAGGAAGGCGACTGGGCCCAGGTCCGGCTGCCGAGCGGCGAGGTGCGCCGGGTGCTGGTGGTCTGCATGGCGACCATCGGGCAGGTCGGCAACCCCGAGCACGCGACTCTCAGCCTCGGCAAGGCCGGACGCAGTCGGTGGCTGGGCATCCGGCCGACGGTTCGCGGATCAGTCATGAACCCGCGCGATCATCCCCACGGCGGCGGCGAGGGCAAGGCCCCGGTCGGCGGACAGCCGAAGACGAAGTGGGGCAAGCTCGCCTTCGGAAAGAAGACCCGCCGCAACAAGGATACGGACCGCTTCATCGTTCGCAAGCGCGGGAGCAAGTAGCCGATGAGCCGCTCTACAAAGAAGGGGCCATATATTGACCCCAAGCTCTTCAAGAAGATCGATGGCCTGAACCGGCGCAACGCGAAGGAAGTGATCCGGACCTGGGCGCGGGACTCGTCGATCTTTCCGGAGATGGTCGGGCACACGCTGGCGGTCCACGATGGCCGGCGGCACGTGCCGATCTACGTCACCGAGAACATGGTTGGGCACAAGCTCGGAGAGTTCGCGCCGACCCGGACCTTCCGCGGTCACACGGCGCGCGGCGAGAAGTCGAGCGGAGCGCGCTGAACGAGTGGTCAGTCATCAGTGGTCAGTCATCAGCGGGTGATGCACTCGCGCCGCCGCACTGACAACTGACTACTGACGACTGATGACTGGAGGAAGTATGGCGGGGGTCGAAGTCCGAGCGGTCGCCCGAAATATCAGGATGTCGCCGCAGAAGGTGCGGCGCGTATTGGATACTGTCCGAGGGAAGCGCGTCGGCGAGGCGCTGTCGATCCTGCGGTTCCTGCCTCACAAGGCGACGGAGCCGGTCGGGAAGCTGATTCAGTCGGCCTCCGCCAACGCCGAGAACAACTTCAACCTCGATCCCGACGAGCTGGTCGTCCTGCGGATCTACGCGGACGAGGCCCGGACGCTCAAGCGGTATCGCCCGCGTGCGCGTGGCCGTGCCAACCAGATCTTGAAGCGGTCCAGCCACGTGACGGTGGTCGTGAGCGAGCGGGAGGCGTAATGGGTCAGAAAGTCCACCCGATCGGGTTCCGACTCGGCGTCAACGTCGGCAACCGCCACGTCAAGGAGTGGCAGGGTCGCTGGTACGCCGACAAGGATTACACGAAGTTTCTCCACGAGGACCTGAAGGTCCGCCAGCTCATCATGGGCCGGCTGTCCGAGGCAGGCGTCTCGCGCGTGGACATCGAGCGGTCGGCGAATCAGATGACGGTCACGATCCACGCGGCGAAGCCGGGGATCGTGATCGGCAAGAGCGGCGTCAAAGTTGAGGAGCTGCGGCGCAGCCTGGAGACGATGACCGGCAAGCGTGTCCGCGTCACCATCCAGGAGATCCGCCAGCCGGAGCTTGACGCCTACCTGGTGGCCCGCAGCGTGGCCGACCAGCTGGAGCGGCGCGTCGCGTTCCGCCGAGCGATGAAGCAGGCCGTTGGCCGGGCGATGCGCTTCGGGGCGAAGGGCGTCCGGATCCAGGTGGCCGGCCGGCTCGGCGGCGCTGAGATGTCCCGGCGTGAGTGGGAGCGTGAGGGCCGCGTGCCGCTGCACACCCTGCGCGCCGACATCGACTTCGGCCAGGCCGAGGCGCGCACGACGTTCGGCGTCATCGGCGTGAAGGTCTGGATCTACCGTGGCGACATCGCCTCGACCGCCCGCGTTGGCGGCGAGGGCTTCGCGGCGGCGGCGACGCGTGGCCGCAGCGGCCCGGCCCCACGGCCGGCGGCGGCTGCCGCCCCGGCAGTGCCTGTTGCGCCAGCCGCGCCGGCTGCTCCGGCCGCGCCGGCTGCTCCGGCCGCGCCTGCCGCGCCCGCTGAGGCTGCTCCGGACGCCGCGCCGAGCAGCGAGGAGTCCTGACAGATGCTGCAACCGAAGCGCGTCAAGCATCGCAAGATGCATCGCGGCCACCGGCGCGGCATGGCGCTGGTCGGCAACGAGGTTTCGTTTGGTGAGTTCGGCATCCAGGCCCTGGAGCCGGGCTGGATCACCGCTCGGCAGATCGAGGCCGCTCGCCGCACCATCACCCACCACCTCAAGCGCGGTGGGAAGGTGTTTATCCGGATCTTCCCCGACAAGTCGGTGACGGCCAAGCCGGCTGAGACCCGCATGGGCAGCGGTAAGGGCGCGCCAGACCACTGGGTGGCCGTGGTGCGCCCTGGCCGCGTGATGTTCGAGATCGCCGGCGTCCGCCAGGAGCTGGCGAAGGAAGCCCTGCGGCTGGCAGGCCACAAGCTGCCCGTCGGCACCAAGTTCGTTGTGAAGGAGGAGGTCGGCATTGGCGAAGGCGTCTGAGCTCCGAGATCTGACTCAGGACCAGTTGGACGACCGCCTCCGCGAGCTCCGCGAGGAGTTGTTCAACCTCCGATTCCAGTACGCCACGAGGCAGCTCACGAACACCGCGCGGATCCGCGAGGTTCGGCGTGACATCGCCCGTGTGCTCACCCTCCAGCGGCAAGACGCGCTGGTCGGGGGCGGGGAGTAACGGTCATGGCCGAGCTGCGACCTCATGAGCTGCGGCGGCGGACCAAGCAGGGCCGCGTCGTCAGCAACAAGATGGAGAAGACGGTCGTCGTCGCCGTCGAGTCGATGCGGAAGCATCGGCTCTACGGCCGCAACGTCCGCCGGACCACCAAGTTCAAGGCCCACGACGAAGGGAACCGGTGCCAGATCGGCGATATCGTGATCATCGCCGAGTCTCGCCCGATCTCCAAGGACAAGCGGTGGACCGTGCGCGAGATCGTCAAGGAGACGATCGGCCCGGGTCTCGAAGTCCTGGCTGAGGAGCCGGAGGTCGCCCAGGCGACCGGCGCCGAGGAGGACGAGTCGTGATCTACCCACAGACTCGCCTCCGGGTGGCGGACAACACCGGCGCCCGCGAGATCATGTGCATCCAGGTGCTGGCTGGCGGCAACAAGATCTACGCCGACGTGGGCGACATCATCGTCGCGTCGGTGAAGACGGCCCAGCCGGGCGGCGCGGTGAAGAAGGGCGACGTGGTCAAGGCGGTCGTGGTGCGAACGGCCAAGGAGTACGGCCGGCCGGACGGCTCGCACATCCGCTTCGACGACAACGCCGCCGTGATCCTCACGACGGACGCCAGCAACCCGCGCGGCACGCGCATCTTCGGCCCTGTTGCCCGCGAGCTGCGCGAGCGCAACTTCATGAAGATCATCTCGCTCGCGCCCGAGGTGCTCTAGCAGCGCGGACGGCGCGTGCGACCGACGTGCCCGGGCGGGTGTCTCGGCCAGGTCGGCCGACGAGGAGACCCTATGGCAAACATCAAGCTCAAGCTGAAGCGCGGCGACACCGTCGAGGTGATCGCCGGCAAGAATAAAGGGAAGCGCGGGACGATCCGCGAGGTCCGCCCGGACAGCCAGCGCGTCATCGTGTCAGACGTGAACATCGTCAAGCGGCACATGAAGGCCGGCCGCCAGGGCCGGCAGCAGGCCGGGATCGTCGAGATCGAAGCGCCGATCCACATCTCGAACGTGGCGCTCGTCGATCCGAAGACCGACAAGCCGACGCGCGTTGGCATCCGGACCCTGCCAGACGGCACGCGGGTCCGCTTTGCCAAGCGGTCCGGCGAGCAGATCTGAGGTAGGGTAGGCAGGGATGGCTCAGAACAAGAAGCAAGCAGAGGACGGCGCGGCTCCCGCCGAGCGCGTCGTGCCGCGCCTGAAGACCCGCTACCTCGAAGAGGTGCGGCCGGCGCTCGTCAACGAGATGAGCTACGCGAACATCATGCAGGCGCCGCGCCTTGAGAAGATCGTCGTCAACATCGGTATCGGCGAGGCGATCTCGAACAGCAAGGCGCTCGACGCCGCCACCGGCGACCTTCAGGCGATCACCGGCCAGAAGCCGATCACCAAGAAGGCCAAGAAGTCCATCGCGCAGTTCCGCCTGCGCGAGGGCATGACCGTGGGCATCATGGTCACGCTGCGCGGCGACCGCATGTACGAATTCATGGACCGGCTCTGCAACGCCGCGCTGCCCCGCCTGCGCGACTTCCAGGGCGTGCCCACGAAGTCGTTCGACGGGCGCGGCAACTACTCGATGGGGCTCCGGGAGCAGCTGGTGTTCCCCGAGATCGACTACGACAAGATCGACAAGCTGCGCGGCCTCGAGATCACGGTGGTGACCACCGCCCGCACCGATCAGGAAGGCCGGCGGCTGCTCGAGCTGATGGGCGTACCGTTCGCCAAGTCATAGCCCCCTTCTGACGAAACTGGCGGCTCGTGGCGGAAGAACGCTTCCCCACGGAGCCGCTGAATCATTCATAATCAAGGGTTCGTCCCGTTCGGGACGGACTCGAACAGATATCCAACCCGTCTCGACACGAACGGCCATCACGACCGGGCGCGCTGCAGGCCAATGCAGCGTCTGGCCCGGCCTGGCCCGGTCCAGACCAACCGCCCGAAGATTCGGGTAGGGGAGAGCGATAGATGGCGAAAGTCTCGATGATCGTCAAGACGAAGCGCCCGAGCGCCTTCAACACGGCGCATCCGGTGCGGGTTCGCAACCGCTGCGAGCGGTGCGGCCGGCCTCGGGCCTTCATGCGGAAGTTCGGTCTCTGCCGCATCTGCTTCCGCAAGCTCGCCCTCGAAGGCCAGATCCCTGGCGTCACGAAGTCCAGCTGGTAGGAGGGCGCTGCCATGATGACTGATCCTATCGCCGATATGCTTACGCGCATTCGGAACGGTCTCCAGTCCCGCCATGCGGCCGTGGAGATGCCCGCGTCCAAGCTGAAGTCGGCCATTGCCGAGGTGCTCAAGGACGAGGGGTACATCAAGGGCTACTCGCAGTCCGGCGAGGGGCCGAGCAAGACCCTGAAGGTCGAGCTGCGGTACGTCGGCAAGAACGAGCCGGTGCTCTCCGGCCTCAAGCGCATCAGCAAGCCCGGCTTGCGGGTGTACGCCGGGGCGGAGGAGCTGCCGCGCGTCTTCGGCGGCCTTGGCACGGCCATCATCTCGACCTCGCGCGGCGTGATGAGCGGCGCGCAGGCGCGCAAGATGCGCGTCGGCGGCGAAGTGATCTGCCACGTCTGGTAAGTGAGCCGTCAGTGGTCAGTTTTCAGTCATCAGGAGCCGAGGCGCAGCGTGAAGCGCGCCTCTGACCACTGAGAACTGAGGACTGAGAACTCGGAGGAAGCAATGTCTCGTATTGGACGTATGCCGATTCCACTGCCGGCCAACGTCAAGGTCGAAGTGGACGAGAACAACAACGTCGTCGTCGAGGCGGGTGGCAAGCGCCTGGAGCGCACCATCACGCCGGGCATGAAGCTGGTGCAGGAGGATGGCACGCTGCGCGTCGAGCGGCCGTCTGAGTCGCGCGAGCACCGCTCGCTGCACGGCCTGACCAGGACGCTGGTCGCCAACATGGTGACGGGCGTGACGACGGGCTTCACGCGGCGGCTGGAGATCAACGGCGTCGGATACCGCGCGATGAAGGCTGGGGACATGATCATGTTCCAGGTCGGCTACTCGCATCCGGTCGGCTTCATCGCCCCGGAAGGGATCACGCTGACTGTTGAGGGCAACAACCGCGTCGTGGTGACGGGCGCGGACAAGGAGCTGGTCGGCGAGACGGCTGCCCGCATTCGCCGGATTCGGCCCCCCGAGCCGTACAAGGGCAAGGGGATCAAGTACGCCGAAGAGGTCATCCGCCGGAAGGCCGGTAAGGCCGGCGCCAAGGGCAAGAAGTAGGAGCAGCCGTGTTCAAGCGACCAGATTCCCGTGGGTTGCGCCTGAAGCGGCACCGCCGCATTCGGCGCATCCTGAGCGGCACCACCCAGCGCCCGCGGCTGGCGGTGTACCGCTCGCTCGCACACATCTACGGGCAGATCATCGACGACGTCGCCGGTTCGACGCTGGTGGCGGCCTCCGACGTGGAGGCCGCGCTCAGGAACGGCGACGGCGGCTCGAAGAGCGATCGCGCGAAGCAGGTCGGCCAGCTGTTGGCCGAGCGCGCCAAGGAGAAGGGCATCACGACGGTCGTGTTCGACCGTGGCGGCTTCCTCTATCACGGGCGCGTGAAGGCACTGGCGGACGGGGCTCGCGAGGGCGGCCTCGAGTTCTGAGGCCCGTCAGTGGGGCCGTACGGGCTCACCAGGGTGAGCCTGCGACGCAGGAGAGACAATGCCAAGAATTGACCCCACAGGGCTGAACCTCGAAGAGCGGGTCGTCAAGATCAACCGCGTGGCGAAGGTGGTCAAGGGCGGTCGGCGCTTCAGCTTCAGCGCGCTGGTCGTCGTTGGCGACGGCAACGGCGTGGTCGGCGTGGGCCTCGGCAAGGCGAACGAGGTGCCGGATGCCATCCGCAAGGGCGCCGAGATCGCCAAGAAGCACCTGGTGCGAGTGCCGCTGGAAGGCACGACGATCCCGCACCCGATTCTGCAGGACTTCGGCGCGGCCAAGGTGATGATGCGCCCGGCCGCCCCTGGCGCTGGTGTGATCGCTGGCGGCTCGGTGCGGGCCGTCGTCGAGCTGGCCGGCGTCCGCGACATCCTGACCAAGTCGCTCGGGAGCCGCAACCCGGTCAACCTGGTGCAGGCGGCCCTCGAAGCGCTCAAGAACCTCCGGGAGCCGGAGGAGGTGGCGCGGGTGCGCGGCAAGGATGTCAGCCAGCTGCTGCCGCAGCGACGAAGGAGCGCAGCAGATGCCGTCCCAGTCTAGTCTGAAAATCACGCTCATCAAGAGCCCGATCGGCCAGAAGCAGCGTCAGAAGGACACTGCCCGCGCCCTCGGTCTCCGCAAGATGCACCAGACCGTCATCCGCCCCGACAACCCGCAGATGCGCGGCATGGTGTTCGCCATCCAGCATCTGGTGCGCGTCGAGGAGGTCGATGGGCCGGCCGGGGGAGACGAGTAGATGAAGCTGCACGAGCTGGCGCCCCCGCCGGGCGCCCATCGCCGCCGCCGACGTGTCGGTCGCGGTCTCGGCTCCGGCCGGGGCACGACGGCCGGCGCAGGCCAGAAGGGCCAGAAGGCCCGGGCTGGCGGCGGCGTTCCTCCGTATTTCGAGGGTGGCCAGCTGCCGCTGGTCAAGAAGCTGCCGTATCGGCGGGGCTTCCGCAGCCTGAACCGCGTCGAGTACAAGGCCGTCAACCTGCAGGATCTCGCCAGCTTCGCGGCTGGGTCCACCGTGGACGCGGCGGCGCTGGTCGCCGGGGGCGTCCTCAAGAACACCCGCGAGCGCATCAAGATCCTCGGGACGGGCGAGCTCGACCGCGCGCTGACCGTGAAGGCCCACCGTTTCTCTGCATCCGCCCGCCAGAAGATCGAGGCGGCTGGGGGAGCCTGCCATGCCCTCGAGCATGCTTCAGGCGCTGACTAACGCCTTCCGGATTCCGGATCTCCGCCAGAAGCTCCTGTTCACGCTGGGGCTTCTGGTCGTTTTCCGGTTTATCGCGCACGTCCCGATGCCGGGCGTGAATCTGGCTGCCCTGGATCGGCTGTTCGAGGAGAACCAGTTCATCGGGTTCCTCGATCTGTTCTCGGGTGGTGCGCTGGCCAGCTTCTCGATTGCCGCGATGGGCGTGTACCCGTACATCACGGCGTCGATCATCATGCAGCTGCTGGTGCCGGTGATCCCCCGCCTGACCGAGATCTCGAAAGAGGGCGAGTCCGGGCGGAACAAGATCAACCAGATGACGCACTGGCTGACGGTGCCGCTGGCGCTGGCGCAGGCGTACGGCACGCCGCAGCTGCTGAACGCGTCCTCGCGCGAGCCGATCATCACGAACTTCGGCTTCGGGGTCAACCCGCTGGGCACGCTCTCGATCATGATCACGATGACGGCGGGAACGCTGTTGCTGATCTGGGTCGGCGAGCTGATCTCGCAGTACGGGGTTGGCAACGGCATCTCGATGATCATCTTCGGCGGCATCGTGGCGCGGCTGCCGTCCCAGATCGGGCAGGCGCTGGCGACGGACACCGCGCTGATCTCGGTCCTGATCTTCGCGGTCCTGGCCTGTATCACCATCGCGGCCATCGTCTACATCTACGAGGGCCAGCGGCGGATTCCGGTCCAGGTCGCCAAGCGCATTCGCGGCTCGCGGATGGTGGGCGGCCAGACCACGCACATTCCGTTGAAAGTGAATTCGGCGGGCATGATCCCGCTGATCTTCGCGCAGTCGATTCTGATCTTCCCTGGAACCGTCTCCGGCTACTTCCTCGGCGCTGAGAACGAGTGGGTGCGGTGGGTGGCTGAGGGGGTGCACAACTTCTTCAACCTCCAGGGCAGTTGGGGCTACTGGATCATCTACTTCTGGCTGGTGGTGGCGTTCACGTTCTTCTACACGCTGGTGATCTTCCAGCAGCAGAACATCGCCGAAAACCTCCAAAAGCAGGGTGGGTTCATCCCGGGCATTCGGCCAGGACGGCCGACCGCGGAGTACCTGTACCGTGTATTGATGCGTATCACGCTGATCGGGGCGCTGTTCCTGGGCGTGATCGCGGTGCTGCCATTCCTGGTGCGAACAGTCACGGGCGTGCAGACGCTGTCGCTGGAGGCGACGGCGATGCTGATCGTGGTGGGCGTCGGGCTGGACACGATGCGCCAGCTTGAGTCTCAGCTCCTGATGCGGCACTACAAGGGCTTTATTCGCTAGCGTGCGATGATGCACGCGCCACGGGAGGACGGCATGGCAGCCGCCCAACTTCAGGCGTCGACGATGACGCGGGCGTCTACGAGTATGTGCAAAGAACGGGGCGAGTGTGTGAGCGTCGTATTGATGGGGCCGCCCGGAGCGGGGAAGGGGACGCAGGCTGGGACTGTTGCGCGTCTCGTGAACGCCGCGCATGTTGCCAGTGGCGACATGTTCCGGGAGATCATCAAGACCGACACGGAGCAGGCTCGTCTGATCAAGTCCTATATGGACCATGGGGAGCTGGTGCCAGACTCGCTCACCCTGGACATGGTGATGGCGCGGCTGGATCAGGATGACGCGAGCAACGGCTTCATCCTCGATGGCTTTCCGCGCACCGTCACGCAGGCGCGGGCGCTCGAGGCCCGGCTGGCGGCGACGAACCGGCGGATCGATTGCGTCATCAATCTGGCCGTCCCTCGGGACGTGTTGTTGGCGCGCCTGTCTGGGCGGTGGCTCTGCCGGAAGTGCCACTCCAGCTACCACCTGCTGTTCAGCCCGCCGAAGGTCCAGGGCGTCTGCGACCGGTGTGGCGGCGAGCTGTATCAGCGGACTGACGACACCCTGGAGACGGCGCGGCGGCGACTCGAAGTCTACGAGTACGCCACGCAGCCGGTGTTGCAATACTACCGGAACCGCGGCCTGCTGGTGGACGTGCGGGGAGATCAGTCGGTCGAGGAGGTCACGGACGCGCTGCGTGAGGCAGTTCTCACGAAGCGTGAGACATTGTGATATACTTGCCTGTTGGTGCGCCCACCGTGGTTCATGATGCCTCGGAGGGCGCGCGTGCCTGGCGCTGAAGCCTCCGATGTCGACGGCACGGTGGTCGAGGCGCTCCCGAATGCTCGGTTCCGCATTGAACTGAGCGATGGGAGCCAGGTGGTTGCCCATGTGTCGGCGGGGCTGCGCCTGGGTGCGGGGCGGATCATTCCGGGAGACCGGGTCCGCGTTGCCCTCTCGCAGTATGACCGCTCACGCGGACGGATCACGCATCGCGCGCGGTGACGAGGTTTCGCTGGGGCGACGCATCGGGCAGGGGCGAGGGCGGCGCGGCTGCCCCAGGTCGAGACTGGCAGGACGTAGACAGGCTTCAAAGACGGCAGCGCCGACAGGCAGGATGGCCCCCGAGGTCTTCAGGCAGCGCGGCAGCTCAGCACAGCAGGATGTGAAGGGTCATGAAGGTACGAGCGTCTATCAAGCCCCGCTGCGAGCGGTGCAAGATCATCCGCCGGAAGGGCGTGGTCCTGATCATCTGCAACAACCCCAAGCACAAGATGAAGCAGGGCTAAGGTGAGGCTGGGCGCGGCGGCCTGCGCGGCGCCGGCCCACACCGCGGTTTCAGCGTAGACACAACGGGTCAGGAAAGGCACGGAGGACAGAGCATGGCGCGTATCGCCGGTGTCGATATTCCTCGTGACCGCCGCGTGGTCGCTTCGCTTCCGGTGATCTACGGGATCGGGCCGACGACCGCCGAGCGGATCCTCAACAAGGCGAACATCAGCCACGACAAGCGGGTGCGGGATCTCTCCGAAGAGGAAGTGAACCGCCTGCGCGAGATCATCGACCGCGAGTACGTGGTGGAGGGCGACCTCCGCCGCGAGGTCAACCTGAACATCAAGCGGCTGATGGAGATCGGCTGCTACCGTGGCCTCCGCCACCGGCGCAACCTGCCGGTGCGCGGCCAGCGCACGCGGACGAACGCGCGGATGCGGAAGGGGCCTCGCCGGACGGTGGCTGGCCGCCGCAAGGCATCGGCGAAGAAGTAGGACCGAGACCGGGCAGCTGCCTGCGGCCGC contains:
- the rpmJ gene encoding 50S ribosomal protein L36, yielding MKVRASIKPRCERCKIIRRKGVVLIICNNPKHKMKQG
- the rpsM gene encoding 30S ribosomal protein S13, which codes for MARIAGVDIPRDRRVVASLPVIYGIGPTTAERILNKANISHDKRVRDLSEEEVNRLREIIDREYVVEGDLRREVNLNIKRLMEIGCYRGLRHRRNLPVRGQRTRTNARMRKGPRRTVAGRRKASAKK